Within Metabacillus schmidteae, the genomic segment TATTCTTTTATCACATCAGCGTATTCAAGCAGCAACGGCTCATTTAATCCAGCAATATCCACAGATAACAACTTGTATGATAGGCGGCGACCATTCGACAACGGCTTGTGCCGTTCGCGGGATTAAAGAAGCTCTTGCTGGTGAAACCATTGGAATTTTACAGCTCGATACACATCTTGATGTAAGGGATCCGAAAGAATTAGGACCAGCAAATGGAACGCCAATCCGCCAATTAATCGATGGCAAAACGGTCAAAGGGGAGAATGTCATCAATATTGGATTGCATGGCTATTATAATGCAAAGCCGCTTATTGACTATGCGAAAGAAAACAAGATTAATATGGTGACATTAAAGCAAGCTCGCAGGCAGGGTCTTATTTCTACGATTCAAGGAGCTCTTGAGCAATTGTCAGCAAAAGTGGACCGGATTTACGTCACAGTAGATATGGATGTGCTCGATATTTCCGTTGCACCAGGTGTACCGGCGTCCACCCCGGGCGGTATGACCGCGATTGAATTGTTTGATAGTTTATTTGAAATCGGCAAGCATCCGGCTGTACGGCATATTGATTTTGTTTGTTTGGATCCCAGCAAAGATTCGGCAGTTGCTGAAACGGTTAAGATCGGGGTGTATGCATGGCTGCAATTTATTACGGGGCGGGTCAGGGGGACAGGTTCCTAGTCCCAGTTTTCAGGTACAGGGCGTATTTTACAGCATAGATAGATTTTTAGCCTAATTCTGCAATGAAGGGGTTGAACTTGAGATGGAGATAAAACAAGACATGCAAGAGCAAACAACTTTACCAAAAAACTACGGACCTGCACCAATGTGGAAGTTCTTTGTCTATAGCTTTATCGGTGCGTTTATTTTCTTCGTCCCTATAACAATTGGTGAGAAAAATTCGATTATGCTTGATCATATTGTCTCGTTTATTCAGCTGCACACCGCACCAGTTTTACCGTATTATGCGTTGGTTGTTATTGCAGCAGGTGCTATCTATCCATTCGTATCAGGAACTTGGAAAAAATCAACAGTAAACCTTATTTTTTCTATTTTTAAGGTGCTTGGTTTATTTGTAGGAACGATGCTCGTGTTCAACTTTGGACCTGCTTGGTTATTTGCCCCTAGTATGGGACCATTTTTATTCGAGAAATTGGTTGTTCCTGTTGGATTACTTGTACCGATAGGAGCCGTTTTCCTATCGCTTTTAGTAGGTTATGGCTTACTCGAATTTATTGGTGTATTAACACAGGTCATCATGCGTCCGATTTGGAAGACCCCAGGTAGATCAGCGATTGATGCTGTCGCCTCATTTGTCGGAAGCTATTCGATCGGTCTTCTCATTACAAATCGAGTATACAAAGAAGGGAAATACAGTGCGAAGGAAGCGGCGATCATTGCCACAGGTTTCTCAACGGTTTCGGCTACGTTTATGGTCATTGTTGCCAAAACACTCGGTTTGATGGAAATGTGGAATATGTATTTTTGGCTGACACTTATTGTTACGTTTCTTGTAACCGCAATCACAGTTCGTATTTGGCCATTATCTAGCATGAAAGATGAGTACTATGAAGGGGCAGCTCCCCAGCCGGAAGCGAAAATCAGCGGTAATCTTTTTGCTAAGGCCTGGGATGAAGCGAAGGTAACGGTATCTAATTCACCGCGCTTACTTTACAACATTTGGATCAATATAAAAGACGGTTTTCTAATGGCTATGGCGATTCTTCCATCGATTTTATCGATAGGATTACTTGGCTTAGTATTAGCAGAATTTACACCGGTATTTGATTGGATCGGCTACATTTTTTATCCGTTTACAGCGTTACTTCAATTACCGGAACCAATGCTTGTTGCCAAAGCAAGTGCTCTTAGTATTGCAGAAATGTTTTTGCCTGCTCTATTAGTAACAGAATCTGTGATCGTCGTGAAATTTGTTATAGCAGTCGTTTCTGTATCAGCCATTATCTTTTTCTCAGCGCTTGTACCATGTATTGTTTCGACAGACATCCCAATTTCGATTTCAAAGCTGATCATTATTTGGATTGAACGCGTAATTCTTACACTCATTATCGTGACACCGCTAGCGTATTTATTACTTTAGTAAGAAAAAGGGGCTTTCTATCACGGAAACGCCCCTTTCCTATGGGACTTTATCTATTTTTTCATAAAACAACTTATAAAATAAGAGGTGTAGAGCATGAAAGTGTCAACCCCTGTAAAGCGTGATCAAGTTCAAAAGCCAGTACATAAACAAAGTGAATCAGTGGATCTATTAACCTCAACTCAATCGATTATAAAAGATGCGGTGCAAAAGTTAGGGTTTTCTAGGGAGATGTATGAGTTATTAAAAGAACCGCTCAGAATGATCACAGTACGAATCCCAGTGCGAATGGATGACGGTTCAATTAAGATTTTTACAGGTTACCGCTCTCAACATAATGATGCAGTAGGTCCAACGAAAGGCGGTGTTCGTTTCCATCCTGAAGTCAATGAGGAAGAGGTAAAAGCACTGTCGATTTGGATGAGTCTAAAGTGCGGGATTACAAATATACCTTATGGAGGCGGCAAGGGTGGGATTATTTGTGACCCAAGGAATATGTCGTTTGGCGAGCTTGAGCGGTTAAGTCGCGGATATGTCCGTGCTATTAGCCAAATCGTAGGCTCGACCAAGGATATCCCTGCACCTGATGTCTATACAAACTCGCAAATTATGGCATGGATGATGGACGAGTACAGCCGCCTGAGGGAATTCGATTCACCCGGCTTTATAACAGGGAAACCACTTGTTTTAGGTGGCTCACAAGGCCGTGAAACAGCAACCGCGCGCGGGGTAACCATTTGCATTGAAGAAGCTGTCAAGAAAAAAGGCATTGATTTAGAAGGTGCGCGTATCATCGTACAAGGCTTTGGGAATGCGGGGAGTTTTCTGGCCAAGTTCATGCACAATGCCGGCGCAAAAGTAATCGGAATCTCAGATGCACATGGGGCACTCTATGATCAAAAAGGGCTTGATATCGATTATTTGCTGGACCGACGTGATAGCTTTGGTACCGTCACAACCTTATTTAAAGATGTCATGACAAACAAAGAATTACTCGAAAAAGAGTGTGACATCCTTGTACCAGCTGCCATCTCAAACCAAATTACCGCACAAAATGCGCCACATATTAAAGCTTCGATTGTGGTAGAAGCAGCGAACGGACCAACAACGATTGAAGCTACGAAAATATTAAATGATAGAGGCGTGCTCCTTGTGCCTGATATTTTAGCTAGTGCAGGTGGGGTCACCGTTTCTTACTTTGAATGGGTGCAAAATAATCAAGGCTATTATTGGTCAGAGGAAGAAGTTGCCGATAAATTGCGGAAAGTCATGGTCGATTCTTTTGAAAATATCTATCAAATGTCACAAAGGCATCAAGTTGACATGCGTTTAGCTGCATATATGGTTGGTATAAGAAAACACGCCGAAGCGTCGCATTTCCGAGGCTGGGTGTAGGGAGTCCGATGTTATCAAGACCTAAATTGTAAAAATTCATAAAAACTAAAGGGTGATACATATTAGACATGTTTAATATGTATCACCCTTTAACTTCTTGTTTGACTAAAGTTTGTTTATATTCAGCAGCCCCTCTTTAGATATTCATTCCATTGTCTTGCACGTAATCTTTTATTATACTTCTCTTAGCAGCTCATTTTAGGGGTGAAAAATTGTACGAAATTATTTCGGATTTATTGAATATTTCCACTATATATACATTGTATGCTAGCTTTCTTTTAAGCTTAACGATTAAATATATTTGGACTTGGCATGTAGAATATGATTTTATCGAAACAGCATGTGCCTCGTCTTCAAAGGTAAATATCACTTTATCAACACCTTCTATTCTGCAAATTTATGAGTGGATGTCTAACTCATTATTAGGTTGGATTGCAAGATATATTCGCAGAAAAGAAAGTTCGGGTGACGATTCTGAAGGTTTTCATTCTTTCTCTTAAAACTCATTTTTAAAAAATGACTGGAGGAAGAAAGATGAAACGTACTAAAAACCTTTTTGTAATTATTGTAGTTATGATATCTGCCTTTGCACTTTCTGCATGTTCCGCACAGAATTCAAGTGGAGATAGTTTTTTTCAACATGTATTCGTTCATCCATTTGGATCAGCCATTCATAGTATCGCGAATTTATTTAATGGCAGCTTCGGATTGTCAATCATACTGATTACACTGATTATTCGACTAATTTTGTTGCCATTGATGTTAAAACAGTATAAAAATCAACAGCATATGAAGGAAAAGATGGACTTGTTAAAGCCTGAAATGGATGATATCCAGAAAAAGATTAAGGCTGCCAAGGACCAGAAACAACAACAAGAGCTACAGCAGGAAATGTTTGGATTATATAAAAAGCACGGAGTTAATCCACTTTCTATCGGCTGTCTTCCAATGCTTATTCAAATGCCGATCTTAATGGGGTTTTATTATGCAATCAGGGGCTCAGAAGAAATTGCAACACACTCGTTCCTATAGTTCAGCCTAGGACAGCCGGATATTTGGATTACGGCAATTGCCGGGATTGTTTACTATGTACAATTTAAAGTATCAATGTCAAATATGCCTACTCAAAATCAATCGCAAATGCGATTTATGGGGCTCATATCTCCGCTTATGATCTTGATATTCTCTCTAAATGCTCCGGCGGCACTCCCTCTTTATTGGGCAGTCGGTGGGACTTTCTTAATCTTTCAGTCCATGTTAGGGAAGAAGTTATACCAGCCAAAACCAAACAAAGCAGTTAAAGCAGAAAACATATAGCAAAAAATAGGCCTGTTAGTCATCAACGCTAACAGGCTTATTTTTTATTTATATGTTGATGAAATATAGAGACGTCTGGCTTACCAATCGGGCATGCATGCACTGATTTAGAGGGTAGTCTACTTGACCTTTATGTTTTGTCCAGTTAAGTGTAGCCCATTCAGACCTAAATCATTAATAAGAGAGCTTTTTTACTCAAGAAATGCGGCCGATTGCTGAAGATTAATAAAGCTTCTATTAGCTGGCTTTAGTTGTAGACTAAAAAAGGAGCCTATGATTGGGAAAGGTTCCTTTTTTTCCATTTAATGTTTTTAAGGCTGCCATATTTCTAACATATTCCCATCTGGATCGTAAAATTTAAAGTTAGATCCAAAAGGCTTATTTTCTGGAATTCCAGATACGATGTTTACTCCGTTTTCCTTGAAACGATTGTACATTTTTTGGATACAGGGAGTAATGAAACAAGCTATAGGGTGTCGATCAACGCAGTCAATTGTAAAACCTAAACTCCCATCCCGTCTCTTTGCTTTCACAAGGAATATAGCTGGTACCGTTTGCCTTAGATCTGGTCCAGGAAAATCCCCATTATGATCAGGAAATCTTAGGATCGATAGTTCCATCCCCGGCTTTACAGGATTATGGCTTGTAGGTTCACAACCAAAATTTTTTTGATACCATTTAATAGACTTGTAAACATCTTTAACTGGAATGTAAATACAAGTTACTCCTGTTATGTCTTCTTCCAGTATTCCCCCAAAATTGATATCTTCATTAATCTGCATTTTCTTATTTCTCCCTTCTTATTTCACTCTAGCACAAGAATCATCTATGACTATATTCTCTTCCAACCCAAAATTACCTGGTTTTGTATACGTTATTCAGGAACATCTTTATACATATAAAAAACTGTCTGCTTACAAACAAATAGCCAATTATGCCCGGTTCTCATGGTGGTTGAGAGTCTTACTCCATTAAATGGCCCTAAAACGGAAAATGAGCGCCAATTCCTCTGGAATCGCGCCCTATGTTGAAGATGTTTATAAAAGATTCTTACCTATAATCAGGATGTGCTAACAGTTTGTTTAATTTAAATTTTACTTCTTATCTAAAATGTTGTAAGACTGTGCCTTGTCCACTTTCTGTCTCAATTTCAGCATATACACCGTTTATTAAAGTAATTTGAGGTGGAAGGTGTCCACAATCAATATCGTATATTATTGGAATTTGAAGTTCTTCAGAGAGTTCCTTATATACATCTACATCTGTATATTCTTTGACAGGAGTATTAGCTGAACTTCTTCCGAACATTATACCTGTAGAATTATCAAACCACCCAGCCAATTTCATTTGAATAAGAGACCGACGCAAATCTGTAGTTGATAGATTGCAATTTTCAAAAAACCAAATAATTGGTTCATTTTGAATATACTTTTCCCTAAAGGTAGAAACATCTCCATATGGCGTTCCGATTATATGTCTGATAATATCAATACACCCTCCGAGTAAACGTCCCTGTATCTTGACATGATTGTTTGTAATGGTTTTCCATTTAGTTTGTTCTGTTAAATTGAAAATACATGGAGTAGGTTTATCGAACTGCCATTCTTTTTGGTATTTTTCTGATGAATGTTGTTGGATTGTCCCGCCTGTTTTAGTGGATAAAACAGACTGCCACATTGCTGTCGTTTTATCTGAATATTCTCCTCTTAAATCAACAAAATTTGTTCCGTGAGCAGTAGCGATACCAGTTTTTAGAGTAATAGCTAATAGTAATAGACTCGTATCAGAATAGCCTAATATCCATTTATTCTTTATGTTTTCGAAGTCGATGTATTCAAGCACCTCAATTAGTAATTCTCCACCCCATGGAGGAATGATAAGATGAATATCTTCATCCTGCATCATTTTATTAAACTCTTCAGCCCGAAATTTAGCTGGCGAAGACCTTACCTTATTTTGAGTCCAAACTGTATCGCCACAAATAACATCAAACCCTTTTGATTTTACACGGTTACTGGCAGTTTCTATAAGGCCATGTAATTCTTTTGGGACACCTGATGATGGTGCTGTAACCCCTATTGTTGCCTTTTCTAGTAAAAAAGGATATTTTATCATAAACGATCCCTCCTAAACTTTTTTATTATTTTACCATTTTATGGTTGGGTTTCGTGCCGGAATTACGGTTTATTTTAGTTCTATTTTTGAAAAAATATGTTCAACAATCTGGACCGTTTACTGAATAAAAGGACACACAGGAAGGGCATCTTTCTCCAATCAATACTACCTATTTTATATACATATATATCAAAAAAGAGGATATTAGCTCTTATATTGAACTAAATATCCTCTGTTAATTATAGTACAGTTAATTCCTTGTCCGGTTTTTGGGTCGGGATTGAGTGACTTCTTCAAAGAAAAAAGGAGTGGAAATGGTATGAGAAATTCCGTCTCCTTTTTACTCTTATCGTTGCATACTAATTGAAAACTGGGTCAAGGAACCTGTCCCCCTGGCCCAGCACAACTTTTTGTATGACGCTATATATTGAAAAAGGGAAGGAATTTAGATTAGGCATCTTGAAGTTTTAAGTATACTGTAGCATGTAGAATAGGAGATTGAAAATTTAACTTTATTCCAAATCATTGTCAATGAACGATCCTAACAGAATCATTTACTTTTATAGTGAGGTGGTGGAAATTTGAAGGCGGATGCTGTTTTTGAAGGTGGCGGGGCTAGGGGAATGGCTTTTGTTGGAGCGATTCAAGCAATGGAAGAGGAAAATGTGGAATGGGAAAGGTTGGCTGGAACATCAGCGGGAGCATTAATTGCTTCTCTTTTGGCAAGCGGTTACACAAGCTGTGAAATAAGAGATCGTCTGAGTGTACTTGATTTTTCAAGGCTGCGAGGTAAGACAACTTTGCATCGAATTCCCGTTTTCGGCATTCTTTTAGAATTTATGATTCATCTTGGACTTTATAAAAACGATTATTTGGAATCGTGGGTGGATTCACTTCTTCTAGAAAAAGGCATTAAGACATTTGCGGATCTGCCAGATGGGAAGTTGAAGATTATTGCTTCTGATATTTCGAATGGGCAAATGCTTATTTTGCCAGATGATTTGGGCCGCTACAGGATGACTCCTGCTGATTTAAATATTTCAACTGCGGTTATGATGAGTGCATCTTTGCCATTTTTCTACCGTCCGGTTATATGGAAAACAAAAGATCGTAAAAAATCCTACATTTTAGATGGCGGTTTACTAAGTAACTTTCCAATATGGTTATTTGATACTGAAAATCCTCGGTTTCCAACGTTCGGCTTCCGTTTTGTGAAAGATGAAATTAATATAGATCCAGTTATACCTACGCCAATCCACCTTATTAAAAATATTTATAAAACGATGCTTCAAGCCCATGATTTACGACATTTGAGCGAAGATACGATTGAACGCACAATTCAAATTCCAACTGGAGACATCAACACAACTGATTATGAACTGAATGAGGAGGAAATCGAGTTTCTCTATAAGTCAGGCTATACTTCTACAAAAGAATTTTTATCTAAGTGGGATTTTGAACAATATAAGGTTAAAAGAATGCATAGAAAAAATAGATAAAGAAAAACGCAATTCTATATAAGTAACGAGTTCTGTATTAAAGTACAAAATAAGAATTAACATTGCTTTTCGGATAGTAATTCGTACTAAGATGAAAAAGCAATTGGCAAGTAAATCAGCAAAGAACATATACTTCGAACATTTTTTATACCAAGATAAGCACCCGATTAAGCGATTTCTAAATCTTCACGAATCGCCTAGAAATAAGCTACTAAAATAAGCGGAGAAATTACTCCTATTGAGGAAATAGCACGAAAAATTGATTAAATAGACGGAAAGATTCCGCCTATTTAATCGAAAAAGATGAAAATGAACCATTTTACTTTGCTTAACCGGAACAACTCCGTTTATATCCCCAAAACCGAGTTCCATTCTTCAGTATAACCGGAACAACTCCGCTTATTTAAACGATCAGTTACTCAATTAAGGATAAGCAAGAGGGTCTGCTTTATTTATCCGCCTCTCAGACATCATCATCCACCCCTGGTATCCAGGATTCTATTTACAAAAAATATGTTTCCCAATTTTTTTTATTTGTGGTCTGCCCCATATCCAGCTACTTGTGGCTGTATCAGGATTAAAATAATAACTCGCATTTTCTGTCGGATCCCAGCCATTAATAGCATCAAGGACAGCTTTTTTTGATGTTTCATTAGGAGTAAGCCAAATTTGTCCGTCAGCTACCGCAGTAAAAGCCAATGGTTCAAAGATAACACCTGATACTGTGTTAGGAAATGTTGGGCTCTCCACTCGGTTTAAAATAACAGCTGCGACTGCAACTTGTCCAATATAAGGTTCACCACGCGATTCTCCATGAACAGCATTAGCCATGAGTTGAATATCATTTTGAGAAAAACCAGCTGGAACATTAATAGCTGTTTGTTTTTGAGCTTGATCAGCTCCCTTTTTGTAATCATATTTTGTTACACTAACAAGCTTTTGCCTCGTTTTTAAACCAGCTAACCCATCGACAGGGAGTCCGAATTCAGATTGAAAATTCCGAAGCGCCCAATATGTTCCCCAGCCAAAAACACCATCAATTTCCCCTTTGTAAAAGCCAATATACTTTAGACGAGATTGCAACTCAATTACATCATCCCCAGCTGATCCTCGTTGAATAACTTGGTTTGAAAAGGCTTCAGTGTTGTTTTCCTGGAGTGTTAAAATCGTTCCACTTAAAAGAATGACTAAAAGAATAAATATATATTTCTTCTTCTTCATAATTCTCATCATTTTCCTCCTGCTCATTAACATACTGTTATTTTTTGTTACGAGTAAATTTTTATTCAATTAAAGGATCAAGTAGCTACAATAAAATGAAATTCCCTGCAATGAACATCTACAATTGTTTTTAAAAAATGTGCAAACATCTGAAGTTTTAAAAGGAAACGCTATTTTTGCTTCTATGAAAAATGAGTTTCATGAGCTATCAGTTAAACAAAACAGTGTTTTACTCATTTTTCCAATTGTGATTCATCGTTTACAATACGGGTGTACATGAAAGGAAAGGAGGTTTGAAGTGATTAATCAAATCATTTTGGTCGGTCGTCTAACGAAGGATCCTGAAATTCGGTACACAGCGGATGGGTCCCCAGTCGCCAATATTACTCTTGCTGTTAGCCGAAATTTTAGAAATGCCGCCGGGGAAATTGAAACAGATTTCGTCAATTGCACAGTTTGGCGCCGTACAGCTGAGAACACGGCAAACTATTGCCGAAAAGGATCAGTTGTTGGTGTCACAGGCCGTATCCAAACACGCAGTTATGAAAATGCGGAACGAAATCGAGTGTATGTCACAGAAGTTGTGGCTGATTCAGTCCGCTTCATGAGCAGTAAGCCGCGTGAATTAGTTGAGCAGGAAAATTAAATTGTCTCCGACTTTTCTTCATTAGAGAAAATCAATGGTATCCCCTTTAGACCTCAAAGTGGAAGGCTGATCACGAGGTGATCAGCCGATTTTTTTAGACAGAGGTGGTATAATAGGTGAAAAGGGAGGTGAAAGGAATGGAAGAGATATTAAAGCAATTTATGACTAGTATTGATAGCAAAATAGACCAATATATGCTGAATACCGAAAAGAAGCTGGATCAAATCTCTAAGGATGTTCAAGATGTTAAGGGTGGTCTCGTTCGGTTAGAAGGAGGAATGGGACATCTAGAAACTAGAGTTGATAAATTGGAAACAAAAGTGAATAACGTAGAAACCAAGTTGGATAATTTAGAAACAAAAGTGAATAACGTAGAAACAAAAGTCGACAACATGGCTACAGAATTCAGAAGTCACTTTGTAAAAATCGAGACAGAACTAGAACAACATCGTGGCGCCATTAAAGTGCATGAAATGAACATCAATGATTTAAAAACAGGCATAACCCATTTAAGCTCAAAAATGGGAATTCATGATACAAGAATTAAGGTAATGGAAGAAAGACTCAAAATTTAACCCACAAAAAAACGACAGCCGAAACTGTCGCTTTACTTAGATGCTTTCTTCTCTATTAACTTTACAAGCTTCTCCCACTGCGGGGCTTTTTTTTCTGTTGTTTTCTTTTTACTCTTTTGTTTTGTTGCCACAACCTAAAACCCCTTCCTAACTCATCGATAAGGTAAAGAGCTCTTCAAGTTCATCTGATGAAAGCTCTGTGATCCAGTTTTCACTTTGAATAATTTCGTCGTTTAATGATTGTTTTTTCTCAAGCATATCATCGATTTTTTCTTCAATTGTTCCGGTTGTAACGAGCTTATGCACATGGACGAACCGTTCCTGTCCGATCCGGTAGGCTCTGTCTGTTGCTTGATTTTCAACAGCGGGATTCCACCAGCGATCATAATGGATAACATGATTTGCTGCGGTTAAGTTCAACCCTGTTCCACCGGCCTTTAACGATAGAATTAAGAAAGGAAACTCCTTGCGCTGAAAGTCATCAACCATCCGATCACGCTCTGCCTTCATCACGCTTCCGTTTAAGAACAGAACCTTTTCGCCAAATTCCTTTTCAAGCAGCTTCTTCATCATCTCACCCATCCCGATATATTGCGTGAAAATCAAACAGCTTTCCTGCTGCTCACGAATGGACGTTGTTAATTCTAATAGCTTCTCAATTTTATGAGACCTCTTTACAAGATCCTTCGGCTGCTGCTCCTTCAAATAAAGAGCAGGATGATTACAGATTTGCTTCAGCTTTCCGAGCATCTTCAAAATCAATGCCTTACGCTGCATTCCTGCCAAAGAATTAACTTGTTCAAATGTATCCTTCACAAGCTGCTCATATAATGATGCTTGCTCAATTGAAAGTGGAATATATTCTTTCTGCTCCTGTTTTTCGGGAAGATTAAGGGCTACCTGTTCATCCCGTTTTGTTCTTCTTAATAAAAACGGCTTAATATAGCGTTGGAGCTGTTCAATCTGTTCCACATTTCGATCTTTTTCAATCGGTAATACATAGCGCTTATGAAAGCTATGCAAACTTCCTAAATACCCGTGGTTGAGAAAATCGTAGATCGACCAAAGCTCTGTTAAGCGGTTTTCCATCGGTGTCCCTGTTAAGGCAATATGGTGCTGTCCGCGCAGCTTACGAATCGCTTTTGACTGCTTTGTATGGGCATTTTTAATATTTTGCGCTTCATCAAGGCAAATCGTGCTCCACGGAATCGCTGAGATTTCCTCAAAATCAGCATGTGACAAGCCGTAAGAGGTGATGACAACATCATAATCTTTAATGGATCCCGCAAATCTCTCTTCCTTCGGTCGATTCGGACCATAATGAAGCTTCACACGAAGATGTGGAGCGAACTTTTCAAATTCCTTCTGCCAGTTTCCAAGCACCGATGTCGGGGCAATAATGAGTGCCGGCTGCTCAGGTTTTTCCGTTTCTAATACATAAGAAAAATAAGCAATCATTTGAATCGTTTTTCCTAACCCCATATCATCGGCTAAGCAGGCACCAAACGATACACTTCGTAAAAACAACAGCCAATCCACACCGTTCTGCTGATAAGGACGTAGCGAGCCTTGAAAATCAGCTGGAACCTCGTGTGTTGGAAGCTCATTTGTATCCGTAAGCTTACGCAGCATTCCTTTCATTTGCTGACTCAATTCAATTTGAATATTTGCAAATGCACGGGTATCCATGATTTCATCCCCGTCTTCATCAATATCCTTTGCATTCAGCTCCTGATGAAGAATGTCTGAAAAATGCAAGCCCTCTTTATCCGCTCGTTTTAAAATGGCCTGCACTTGCTTAATAAACGCAGGATCAAGCTTAATCCATTGTCCTTTAAAATTCACTAAGCGACGCTGCTCAGAAACAAGCTTTAGAAATTCCTCTTCACTCATTTCTACTCCATTGGTCGCAAAGCGCCAGTTAAAATCAATCAAAGAATTCATGCCGACAAAAGATTGACCGCGTGGAGTAGAGGAAACCTTTGCTTTCAACATAAGCTGTGATTCCTTGACAACCTGCCACCATGATGGAAGGAGAATCTCCACACCCATATTAATCAATGTTTCACTTGCATCTGTTAAAAACAACCATGCTTCATCCTCAGTGACATACGTTGTTCCTGTTTCAAAGCTTAACCATGGAACAATCTCGGAAAAACGCTCCTGCTCACGTTCAATTTTCTCCATATAAGGATGCCACTTCTTAGGCAGATCACTCTTACCCTGATAATGAACCAGCTCATCAAGATTGCTCTTGCTTCGTAAAATAATTTCAAGCTGCCATTCATCTGTATCTGTTTCCGGCTCATTAAGACGCAGCCCAACCGTGAAGGGAGTCTCATCCTTATGCCAGCCAATCTTTTCAAGAAAATCAGCTTCATCGATAAAATGACCTTGAAACGTTGTGAGCACCGGGTATGACTGCAAAATCTCTTCCCATGCTGCATGAAGAATTTGATCGTGGGCAATCATATCTGTGATCGCGGCTGAAAACCAATCAAGAGCAAATCCCTCCAACTCATTGTGGGCATCCTTGAACTTCATCACACCATTTTTCCAGCCTTCAAAATCAGGCACATATTCTCCGTTTGAAATCAACTCATAAATATCATGGGCAATATCGGCTAACCTTTGCGCATC encodes:
- a CDS encoding agmatinase family protein, translated to MSEQWLQTPDWSWNTPPNSEADYVHHWVKQLNEMNHTPDLIVYGSPISRSSISVSGASLYPEVFRKMWKGFATYNLDEDVDLTSYQVADAGDVVMHTTDILLSHQRIQAATAHLIQQYPQITTCMIGGDHSTTACAVRGIKEALAGETIGILQLDTHLDVRDPKELGPANGTPIRQLIDGKTVKGENVINIGLHGYYNAKPLIDYAKENKINMVTLKQARRQGLISTIQGALEQLSAKVDRIYVTVDMDVLDISVAPGVPASTPGGMTAIELFDSLFEIGKHPAVRHIDFVCLDPSKDSAVAETVKIGVYAWLQFITGRVRGTGS
- a CDS encoding YjiH family protein, with amino-acid sequence MQEQTTLPKNYGPAPMWKFFVYSFIGAFIFFVPITIGEKNSIMLDHIVSFIQLHTAPVLPYYALVVIAAGAIYPFVSGTWKKSTVNLIFSIFKVLGLFVGTMLVFNFGPAWLFAPSMGPFLFEKLVVPVGLLVPIGAVFLSLLVGYGLLEFIGVLTQVIMRPIWKTPGRSAIDAVASFVGSYSIGLLITNRVYKEGKYSAKEAAIIATGFSTVSATFMVIVAKTLGLMEMWNMYFWLTLIVTFLVTAITVRIWPLSSMKDEYYEGAAPQPEAKISGNLFAKAWDEAKVTVSNSPRLLYNIWINIKDGFLMAMAILPSILSIGLLGLVLAEFTPVFDWIGYIFYPFTALLQLPEPMLVAKASALSIAEMFLPALLVTESVIVVKFVIAVVSVSAIIFFSALVPCIVSTDIPISISKLIIIWIERVILTLIIVTPLAYLLL
- a CDS encoding Glu/Leu/Phe/Val family dehydrogenase, translating into MKVSTPVKRDQVQKPVHKQSESVDLLTSTQSIIKDAVQKLGFSREMYELLKEPLRMITVRIPVRMDDGSIKIFTGYRSQHNDAVGPTKGGVRFHPEVNEEEVKALSIWMSLKCGITNIPYGGGKGGIICDPRNMSFGELERLSRGYVRAISQIVGSTKDIPAPDVYTNSQIMAWMMDEYSRLREFDSPGFITGKPLVLGGSQGRETATARGVTICIEEAVKKKGIDLEGARIIVQGFGNAGSFLAKFMHNAGAKVIGISDAHGALYDQKGLDIDYLLDRRDSFGTVTTLFKDVMTNKELLEKECDILVPAAISNQITAQNAPHIKASIVVEAANGPTTIEATKILNDRGVLLVPDILASAGGVTVSYFEWVQNNQGYYWSEEEVADKLRKVMVDSFENIYQMSQRHQVDMRLAAYMVGIRKHAEASHFRGWV
- a CDS encoding VOC family protein, which encodes MQINEDINFGGILEEDITGVTCIYIPVKDVYKSIKWYQKNFGCEPTSHNPVKPGMELSILRFPDHNGDFPGPDLRQTVPAIFLVKAKRRDGSLGFTIDCVDRHPIACFITPCIQKMYNRFKENGVNIVSGIPENKPFGSNFKFYDPDGNMLEIWQP
- a CDS encoding S66 family peptidase is translated as MIKYPFLLEKATIGVTAPSSGVPKELHGLIETASNRVKSKGFDVICGDTVWTQNKVRSSPAKFRAEEFNKMMQDEDIHLIIPPWGGELLIEVLEYIDFENIKNKWILGYSDTSLLLLAITLKTGIATAHGTNFVDLRGEYSDKTTAMWQSVLSTKTGGTIQQHSSEKYQKEWQFDKPTPCIFNLTEQTKWKTITNNHVKIQGRLLGGCIDIIRHIIGTPYGDVSTFREKYIQNEPIIWFFENCNLSTTDLRRSLIQMKLAGWFDNSTGIMFGRSSANTPVKEYTDVDVYKELSEELQIPIIYDIDCGHLPPQITLINGVYAEIETESGQGTVLQHFR
- a CDS encoding patatin-like phospholipase family protein, whose translation is MKADAVFEGGGARGMAFVGAIQAMEEENVEWERLAGTSAGALIASLLASGYTSCEIRDRLSVLDFSRLRGKTTLHRIPVFGILLEFMIHLGLYKNDYLESWVDSLLLEKGIKTFADLPDGKLKIIASDISNGQMLILPDDLGRYRMTPADLNISTAVMMSASLPFFYRPVIWKTKDRKKSYILDGGLLSNFPIWLFDTENPRFPTFGFRFVKDEINIDPVIPTPIHLIKNIYKTMLQAHDLRHLSEDTIERTIQIPTGDINTTDYELNEEEIEFLYKSGYTSTKEFLSKWDFEQYKVKRMHRKNR
- the sleB gene encoding spore cortex-lytic enzyme — translated: MRIMKKKKYIFILLVILLSGTILTLQENNTEAFSNQVIQRGSAGDDVIELQSRLKYIGFYKGEIDGVFGWGTYWALRNFQSEFGLPVDGLAGLKTRQKLVSVTKYDYKKGADQAQKQTAINVPAGFSQNDIQLMANAVHGESRGEPYIGQVAVAAVILNRVESPTFPNTVSGVIFEPLAFTAVADGQIWLTPNETSKKAVLDAINGWDPTENASYYFNPDTATSSWIWGRPQIKKIGKHIFCK